The Acidimicrobiales bacterium nucleotide sequence AGGTCCTCGACGAGGTCACCACGCTCCTCGCACCGGTGGCCGAGGCCGCCGACATCGAGCTGTCGGTCGACGTCGGCGCCGGGCGCGCCCTGCGGGTGCGCGCCGATCGCCAGCGCCTCCTGCAGGTGCTGCTCAATCTGGGGTCCAACGCCCTGAAGTACAACAACCGGGGCGGCGCGGTGTCGTTCCGGACCGATGCCCGGGGGGAGGGCCGGATCCGGTTCGAGGTCAGGGACACGGGGCCCGGCATCCCCCTCGAGCAGCAGGACCAGCTGTTCATCCCGTTCTCGCGGCTGGGGGCGGAGCGCTCCGCGGTGGAGGGGACGGGCGTCGGCCTGGCCCTGTCCAAGCAGCTGGTCGAGGTCATGGGGGGCGCCATCGGCGTGGAGTCGACCCCGGGCCACGGGTCGACGTTCTGGGTCGAGCTCACCCGCGTCCCCTCCCCCGCAGAGCCCGACGGCCACGGCGGTGCGGTGCGGAGCGCCGACGCGACGGGTGGGGCGGCGGCGACCGCCGCACCGGCGCCGGGACGTCCTCGAACGCCGACCGGGAACGGGCGCGGGGCCGGGCACGAGGGGCACCGGGGCATCGTCGTGCTGCACATCGAGGACAACCCCTCCAACGCCTCGCTGGTCGAGCAGGTGCTCGCCAAGCGCCCCGGGGTCAGGCTGATCGGGGCCGCCGAGGGCCGCTCCGGGCTCGAGCTCGCCCGCCAGCACCGCCCTGACCTGGTCCTCCTCGACCTCCACCTGCCCGATCTCCCCGGTGACGAGCTCCTGCACCGGCTCAAGGCAGTGCCCGAATTGGTCGACACCAAGATTGTCGTCGTGAGTGCGGACGCCACTCCGGGCAGGATCAGGGAGATGCTCGACCTCGGTGTCGAGGGATACCTGACCAAGCCCGTGGATGTCGGAGCACTCCTGCGGCTCGTGGACCACGAGATCGGAGCGAAGCAAGGGTGAACGTCGACCAGAGGTCGCAGGGCACGCAGGTGCCCACGAGCCCGGGGTGGGCGTCGCCCCGTCACCCGGGGTGGACGACGTCGGGGCAGAGCCCCGCGACCCGCGCCCGGGTCGACAACGACAACAATGCACGTGCGGTGGTGGGGGGCAGCACGACCGGTAGGCGGGCGCAGGACGACCCGGAGGTAGGTCCGTGACTTTGACCGACGAAGACCACATGGTGCTCGTGGCCGAGGACGACTCGGCCAGCCGCACCGCGACCAGGCTCTTCCTGCAACGGGTGGGGTACCGCGTCGGCGAGGCCACCGACGGGCCTGCCACGCTGCGCGAGGCGAGCCTCGGCCGCTACGACCTGGTCCTGCTCGACCTCGGGCTCCCCGGTCTCGACGGCGAGGAGGTGCTCGCCCGGCTGCGTCGCGACAGCGCGCTGCCGGTCATCGTCCTGACCGGTCGCTCCGAGGAGTCCGAACGCGTCCGCGTCCTCAACCTCGGCGCCGACGACTACGTCGTCAAGCCGTGCTCGCTCCCCGAGCTCGAAGCCCGCATCCGGGCGGTGCTGCGCCGCGGCCAGCCGACGCAGCCGGCGAACCGCATCGAGCACGACGGCCTCGTGATCGACCGGGCCGCGCACCGCGTCGAGGTGGACGGCCGCGGCGTCGACCTCACGCCCAAGGAGTTCGACCTCCTGGTGTTCCTGGCGGCGACCCCCGAGCAGGTCTTCACACGCGAGGAACTGCTCGAGCACGTCTGGGGCTCGACCCAGGAGTGGCAGGACCCGGCCACGGTCACCGAGCACGTCCGCAGGCTCCGGCTCAAGCTCGAGCCCGACCCGGCGACGCCGCGCTGGCTGCACACGGTGCGGGGAATCGGCTACCGCTTCTCGGTGATGGCCGGGGACTGAGGCTGCGGCCCAGCCGTCGACGGCTGGGCCTACGGGGCCGTCGTCGACGACGGCTGCGGGCAGACGACGATCGGGGACACCGAGCCCGAGGACACCGAGCCCGAGGACGCCGAGCCAGAGGACGCCGAGCCCGAGGACGTGCCGCCCGGGATCGTGCTGCCCGTGCCGCCCGGGACCGCCGTGCCCGGCGCCACCGAGTGGAGCGGGACGGGGACCGGTGTGGGCGTCGGGGTCGGGGTCGGGGGCGGGGTTTGCGGTAGGCCCGCGGTCGCCACGGTCCCACCGTCGGCACCGAGGAGGTCGAGGGTGCCGCGCACGTCGTACGGGCCCGTGCCCGTCGACGCCGTCGCCGCGCTGACGCGGTGCGCCACGACGGCGATGCCGTCGACGGGCGCCATCTGGTCGACCGAGCCGTCGGCGAAGGTCATCCGGACCGACGCCACGTCGCTGCCGACCTCGACGGCCACCCACCACACCGGATCGCCCTCGACCACGCCGAACGCCCCGGCCGACAGTTGCTGCGGCTCCTGTGCGGCGTTGCCGCCGCCTGTCGGCGCCGTGGTCGTGGTCACGGGAGGCACGATCGTGGTCACGGGAGGCAGGATCGACCCGGGCACGGTCACCGGCTCGGGTGCGGTCTCGGCCGGCCCCGTGGAGGTGCCCCCGGCCGAACCGGACGCCGCTCCGATCCCCGTCCCGGCGCCGGCGGCCGGCGACCCGACGCAGACGGGCGACGAGACGACCCCCTGTCCCACGGCGCTGTCGTCGGAGAGCTCGATGCTGAACGAGGGCCCGACCGACACGTAGGGCGACACCTCGGTGGTCGTCGTCCCGGTGGATCCGGGCGAGCCCGGGGACACGGGCAGGTTCGGGGCCAGCGTCGTCGCCGGCGACGGGTCGGTCGAGCCTCCCGCGACGGGTGCCGACGGGGAGGGCACGCACGGGGATCCCGACGGGGCGAGGCGGTAGACGCGCACGGTCACGCCGTCGGCGGTGGTCCGGCTGAAGACCTTGGTGGCCGAGCCCACCTCGCCGCCGGTGCCCGCGCCGCCCGGGCAGATCGTGGCCGTGCCCGGCGCCGCGACGGAGGGCGATGCCTTCCCGCCCACCACCGTGGTGGAGGAGACGGGGCCGGCGCCGGCGCGCGACGCCGTGGTCCCGGTGGAGGCGGCCGCCTCGCCGAAGTACCCACCGGCCGCCCCGACCACCAGGGCCAGCGCCGCGGCCCCGGCCAGCAGCCGCTGGCGTCGGCGCGTGGCCGCCGCCAGCCGGCCTGCCAGGTCCCCCCAGTTGGCGGCGGTCACGGGCGTGCCGCCGGCGCGCTGCGCCAACGCCTGGCGCAGGCGGGCCTCGATGTCGGGAGCCCCCGACGGTGTCATCGCCGTGTCATCGTCCATCGTCAACCACTCCTCGCAAGCGCTCGAGCCCACGGTGCACGAGCGACGCCACCGTGCCGGGACGGCACCCGAGCGCCACCGCGATCTCGGCGTCGGGCAGGTCCGCGTAGTACCGGAGCACGAGTGCCGCCCGCTGCCGGTACGGGAGCGTGCCCAGGGCCGCGCCCAGGACCCCGGCGTCGTCGGCCCGGGCCTGCTCGGCCTCGGCGGCGGCGGCCTCGGGGTCGCCGGCCGCCCCCGAGCCGCGGCGGTGCGGCGGCAGGTGGTGGTCCTCCCCGGGCGGGCGCGGGCGCTCGCGCCAGGCCCGGCGGTGGTGCGAGCGGCAGGCGTTCACGACCGAGCGGTGGAGGTAGGCGCGCGGGTCGCGGACGCCGTCCCAGCGGCGGTGCAGGTGGACGAAGGCGTCCTGGACCAGGTCCTCGGCCGTCTCGGGTGAGTCGACGAGGACGCGGGCGAGGCGCACCATGTCGGCGAACGACCCCAGGTACAGGTCGCCGAAGGCGCAAGCCACGGGGGCGTCGCCACGACCCGGGGCCGCCGCCGCCGTCCCCGGCGTCCCGGACCCATCGCGGTCGTGCTCCCCCGGGCCGGGGCGGACGCCGGTGCGGGGTGCGGGGCCCGGCCCCGGATCGGGGGACGACGCGGGCCCGGCTCCGGACCCGGTCACGACGACCCCGCCGAACCCTGCCGTCGCGCCGTGAGGTGCCATCGCCTGGTCAGACGCACGACGGGGCGCGAACCTTGCACCGTCACCCGATTCCTCAGGGCGCGGGGCTGCCGCCGGCGGGGTCCCGGACGGGGAGCACGATCGTGACGAGGGTGCCGAGCGTGCTCTGCATGGAGATCGAGCCGTCGAGCTGGCTGGTGACGAGGTCGCGCACGATCGAGAGCCCCAGGCTGGTCGTGCGGTCGATGTCGAAGCCCGGCGGCAGGCCGCACCCGTCGTCACGGACCTGCAGCGTCAGGTGCTCGCCGTCGTTTACGAGCACGAGGTCCACGTGCCCGATCGCCTCCGGCCCGGTGTCGCCGGGGCCCGGCGCGGCGCCTGCGCCGTCGGTGGCGTCGGCGTCCGCCCCGATCGACGGGAACGCGTGCTCCACCGCGTTCTGGAGGAGCTCCGCCAGCACGACGGCGAGCGGCGTGGCGACGTCGGCGGCCA carries:
- a CDS encoding response regulator transcription factor, which translates into the protein MTDEDHMVLVAEDDSASRTATRLFLQRVGYRVGEATDGPATLREASLGRYDLVLLDLGLPGLDGEEVLARLRRDSALPVIVLTGRSEESERVRVLNLGADDYVVKPCSLPELEARIRAVLRRGQPTQPANRIEHDGLVIDRAAHRVEVDGRGVDLTPKEFDLLVFLAATPEQVFTREELLEHVWGSTQEWQDPATVTEHVRRLRLKLEPDPATPRWLHTVRGIGYRFSVMAGD
- a CDS encoding RNA polymerase sigma factor, producing the protein MACAFGDLYLGSFADMVRLARVLVDSPETAEDLVQDAFVHLHRRWDGVRDPRAYLHRSVVNACRSHHRRAWRERPRPPGEDHHLPPHRRGSGAAGDPEAAAAEAEQARADDAGVLGAALGTLPYRQRAALVLRYYADLPDAEIAVALGCRPGTVASLVHRGLERLRGVVDDGR